From the Kitasatospora atroaurantiaca genome, the window AACATCTGCAAGCAGCCACAAGAGCCCGAGTGAGGACGCCGCGGAACGTGCCCGAGCGGCCCTCTCCCGTTCGGTCAAGTCAGGAACGTCCATCAGTTTCACGGCCGTGGCCCGTGAAGCGGCGGTGAGCACCGATTTCCTGTACAGGCACCAGAAACAGAGTGCCGCGACCGAGCGGCATCGCGCGAAGCGAGGCCAGGCTCCCGAGACCCGTCCCGATGCGGGCAAACCGTCATCGACCTCGGCGGCGGTACGCGCCCTCAGCGCACGCCTTTCGCAGCAACAGCATGCCCACCGGGACGAGGTCGCACAGCTACGGATAGCACTCGAAATCGCGTAGGGCGAGAACGTAGGGCGAGAACCCGGAACTTCGCCGGCGCCTGGCTCAATTCACCGCACAGCGACCGCAACAGAAGGCATCAGCCGTAGGCCACGCTCACGGAATCGAGTACCTTCTGCCATGAGCCTGGCAGCCTTGGGCACCGGCGGCCCTGGCCTTGATGCACTCCGCGTTCCTCGCCAACCAGGCTGCGCGACACGCCCAACAGTGTGAGTACGGATTGACACCGAGCCTGTCGGCCCAATCCGGGCCGACCTGGCCGGCATGCCCGCATGAGTAGATGCCGGGACACGGAAGCCCGGCCCCAGTCCGAGACGCCGCTGAACGCCTCGACCGTGTTCGTCGCGGCCGCCACCCGGGCTTCTGCCGCGACTCCGAGATCACCTCCAGGTGCGGTCGAGGAAGTCGGCGATCAGCGGGGCGAGCTCCGGGAGGTTCTCCTCCAGGGCGAAGTGGCCGGTGTCGAGCAGGTGGAGCTCGGCCTCGGGTACGTCCCGCAGATAGGCGCGGGCGCCCGCCTCCACGAAGATGGGGTCGCCGCGGCCCCAAATGACGAGCGTGGGCGGGGTGTACTTGCGCAGCCACGCCTGCCAGCTCGGGTAGAGGGCGACGTTGCTGTGGTAGTCGAAGGCGAGGTCGATCTGGATCCGCTTGCGTCCCGGCAGCTCCAGAAGGTACTGGTCGAGCGCCCAGCCGTCGGGGGCGATCAGCTCCGTGGCGGAGGTGCCGGCTTCGTACAGCCCTCGGGTGCCGGGGAGTGCGAGCATCCCGAGGATCTTCTCCTCGTCGCCCTCGATGTCGGGCCGCAACGCGACGAAGCCCTGCGCCATCGGCGAGAGGCCTTCCTCGTAGGCGTTGCCGTTCTGTATGACCAGCCCGGCAATCCACTCCGGGTGCCTGGCCGCCAGCCGGAAGCCGACCGGGGCGCCGTAGTCGAAGGCGTACAGGGCGAACCGAGTCAGGCCCAGCTGCTCACAGAAGCCCTCGATGATGTCGGCGAGGTGATCAAAGGTGTAGGCGAACGCTCCCCCGGTGGTGACCGGCTCGGGGGCGTCGCTGTGGCCGAAGCCCGGGTAGTCGGGGGCGATGAGCCGGTAGCGGGTGCCGAGCGCGTCGATGAGCCGCCGGTACTGGTGCGAGGCGGACGGGAATCCATGCAGGAGCAGCAGCGTCGGCGCGTCGACGGGGCCGGCCTCACGGTAGAAGATCCGCACGCCGTCGACCTCGACGGCGCGGTATGCCGGACGGGCGATGTTCGAAGCCATGTCACATGCCTCCTTTGCTCTCTCTTGCATTAGTTCTATCCCCGTGAGACCTAATGTGTCAACCTGCCTGTGTACCATTAGTGCTGTGAATGACTTCGCCTTCCCGCTGACCGGCGAACCGTTGGCTCTCGACCTGATCAACACCCGCCCTGTCACCGCGAACGGCCCGGTCGACCTGCTGGCCACGCCGACCGGGCTGCGGGCCTGGCTGGCCCTTCAGGCTGACCGGCTCCCCGAGTTCACCACGGACGACTCGACGCCGCTCACCGAAGCCGACCTCGCCACCGTCCACGGCGTACGCGAGCACGCCGCCACGGCGATCGACCGCGCCAGACGGGGCGATCGCCCACCCGCCACCGCCCTGCGAGGGCTCAACCACGCCCAACGGGCGGCGCCCGCCACCCGCGAACTCGCCTGGGACGGCAAGGCGGTCACCGCCACCACCCACCGCACCGGCACGTTCGGCACACGCCTGGCCGCCCGCCTGGCCGAGGCCACCGCCGACCTGCTGCTCGACCCCTCGATCCTCAAGGTCCGCCGCTGCGAAGGGCCGGGCTGCGTCATGCTGTTCCTGCCCGCCCACCCGCGCCGACGCTGGTGCACGCCCGCCATCTGCGGCAACCGCGCCCGGGTCGCCCGCTACTACCAGCGTCACAAGGGGGCCTGACCGCCGCCGGGAAGCAGTCGTGTTTCGGCGGCCGGCAGGTTCTTGGCCCACCAGTGGCCGTAGCGGCGGTAGACCCCGGGGTCGCGGTCGGCGAGGAACGCCACGAGCGACCCGGCCTCTGCGGCCAGGCCCTTCCAGGCATGGTCGGGCAGAGGGGTGGAAGGCAGTCGCCTCGATTCCTCCGTCGACGGGACGCCGGACGCCGGCGACGTCGCCGTCGCCGTCGACAAGCACAGTGGGTAGCACGTCGCCGTTCCTGCGGGTCACGTGCTTGCGGTAGGGCGCCGGATGACGCGACTGCGGTCGTCGTAGGCGAGCAGGATGCTGTCCCACATCGCCATCAGTCTGGGGGGAGCGGGAGTGTCCTCGACCGGCCGTGGCGCGCCGGGGACGTCGAACAGCACCGTGCCGTCGAGTCCTTCCAGTTGTTCAAGCTCGTCGGTGAGCGCCTGCACCGCCGCTCTGACCCGAGCCCGTTTGACCAGCGCGAACTACGCCATGTCCGCCACCGACGCCGGCCCGAAGCCCTCCAGGTAGCGGCGGATCAAGGTCTTGAGACTCCCGGCGGCAACGTCAGGATCTGCCGGCGCCGGCCGCGTGCTTGCCGCAACGTAGACGGTCGGGTGCCGAACGACCAGGGCCCTCCAGTGGGCGCGTGCCACAGCGGCGCGTACTGCCGCGGCATCCGCCATGCCACCGGCTCCAGCGGAGCACCCAGCCGGTTCTCCAGCCAGCCCCCGATCCCGACGTTGGTCCGCGGCCGGTCGGCCCACTTCAACAGATCCGAAACCAGTGCGTGGGCGTGGTCGGCCGTCAGCCCGGATGCCGTGAAACGGCAGTCGCCGAGCCTGGAGGCACGCAGCGTCGGCTCCATGGCCTCACGGAAGGCACGGTAGTCCTCGGCGTGGACCGTGTGCAGCGTGATCCGCATCAGCGTCCGCAGGCCGGCCCGGGCCGCGTCGAGGCCGGCGGGGTCAAAGTCGCCCAGCCGGTTCCACAGCGCAAGGTACGGCGAGGCGGGCTGCTGTGCCTGAAGGGCCACCACGCGTCGTACCGCATCGACGACGTCGAGCGACTCGCGCCCGAGCAGCAACTGCCGGGCGAGCGTGGCACGGTTGAGCGCACGCGCAGTGATCACCATGCAGAGAATCTCTCGCCCCGTCAGATCACGCAGAACCCGGCGCCCTCCGTATCGGCCGTCATGCCATGCGAGCGGACAACCGCCGTACCGCCTCCAAGGGCGGCTCCAGGACAGGCGAAACCCGCCACAGAGCGACACCGAAGGCACCCTTGACCACCGCGGCCTGCCCGCCCCCTTCGAGGACAGGCGACTTCGACAGATCACTCAACGCACAACCATCTGAGATCCCGGAGCAGGGCCGGCCGTTCTCGCAGGCTTCATCGGCGGCAGAACCCCCGGCGCGAGACCCGCCGTCGACAACCCCCGGCCAGAGCCTCAGCGGCAACGCCGAAGTGTCGTCCAACGCCGAGCGCGTCAGGCCACAGGCGCCGGGCCGAGAAGAATCACTTCGGCCGGACCGGCCCGGAACGCCTTGTTCGCAGCATCAGCCGCGCGCATGTGCTCCGAGGCGTCGTGCTCCTGCAGCGCCCTTGCCGACGCCCACTCCTCGAGCAGCACGAAGCGGTCCGGATCACCGTCGACGGAGTGCAGGTCGTAACGCAAGCAACCGGGCTCGGCGCGAACCACCGGTGCCAGCGCAGCGAAAGCGGCAACCTGTTCGGCTCCTCGCCCGGGCTGCGTGGTGATGAGGACAACGGCCCGCAGGATGTTGGACATGCGACGAACCTAGCAAGTGCCCAGCGGCCGGGAACTGCCCGTTTCAGATCGTGGTCCGCCCGCACCCGGACCGCAGCCCCGCCGGCCGGGCGCGCCGCGCAGCGGCACCGGCCATCACTCCTCCCCCACCACCCGGTACCGGCAGGCCGGTGACCCCGCCCGCCACCGCCCATCCTCGCCGAGCCGCACCGTGGGCATCTCCACCCCGCCGACCAGCCGGCCCACGGCCTCCTCGCCCTACCACTCGATCAGCGCACCCACCTGTCGGCACATGACCCGCAGCCAGGATGCCCACGACCGTAGACGGGCCACCATGCCCGCGAAACCACCGCACAGCCAGGCGGCTTTAGGCGTGAATAGCGAGAGCACCCGTCGCTCAGCCGCGAGAGCACCACGTGACACGGAAGAGCGATGTCACCGCGTCTCGAGAGCACCCAGGTGCTTGCTTCAGGACCACAGTTGTGCGCTGCACGACGAGGGGACTCCCGGTCCGGCCGAAAACCGA encodes:
- a CDS encoding alpha/beta fold hydrolase, with amino-acid sequence MASNIARPAYRAVEVDGVRIFYREAGPVDAPTLLLLHGFPSASHQYRRLIDALGTRYRLIAPDYPGFGHSDAPEPVTTGGAFAYTFDHLADIIEGFCEQLGLTRFALYAFDYGAPVGFRLAARHPEWIAGLVIQNGNAYEEGLSPMAQGFVALRPDIEGDEEKILGMLALPGTRGLYEAGTSATELIAPDGWALDQYLLELPGRKRIQIDLAFDYHSNVALYPSWQAWLRKYTPPTLVIWGRGDPIFVEAGARAYLRDVPEAELHLLDTGHFALEENLPELAPLIADFLDRTWR
- a CDS encoding CGNR zinc finger domain-containing protein, with protein sequence MNDFAFPLTGEPLALDLINTRPVTANGPVDLLATPTGLRAWLALQADRLPEFTTDDSTPLTEADLATVHGVREHAATAIDRARRGDRPPATALRGLNHAQRAAPATRELAWDGKAVTATTHRTGTFGTRLAARLAEATADLLLDPSILKVRRCEGPGCVMLFLPAHPRRRWCTPAICGNRARVARYYQRHKGA
- a CDS encoding putative quinol monooxygenase — encoded protein: MSNILRAVVLITTQPGRGAEQVAAFAALAPVVRAEPGCLRYDLHSVDGDPDRFVLLEEWASARALQEHDASEHMRAADAANKAFRAGPAEVILLGPAPVA